The sequence below is a genomic window from Polaromonas naphthalenivorans CJ2.
CGAGCAGAGGCTATCTGGCAAAAGGCCTATGGCGCGGCACCAGAGCTGACCAAGGATCTATGGGAAACATTGGAGGCATCCAAGACCCATGACGACGACATCAAGGTATCGCGCTGGCAAGGCCGCAACCTGGCAGACATGCACCAGGTGGTAGGGGTGACCTGCAACCAGATCGACCATTTGATCGACAGCGACACCCAGATGTACGACCTGGCGATCGTGGACGAATGCTCCAAGGCCACTATGCCCGAATGGCTCATGGCCATGTGCGTAGCCAAGAAATGCGTGCTGGTCGGTGACCACAAGCAGCTGCCACCTACGTTCTGTTCGGAAGAAGCCGAAGTGCTGGAACAGATGGACGAGCGCAAGGAACGCCTGATCCGTAATGGTGTGATCGAGCGCCTGTTCGAGAACCTGCCTACCGAGCTGAAAGGCACGCTGGGCAAGCAGTTCCGCATGCTGCCGCACATTGGGCACTTCATCTCCACCCACTTTTACAACGGGCAACTGGAGCACCACCGCACGACGACAACCCACGAATTTCAGGACTTTGGCTGGTTTACGTACAAGTCCGGCGGCATGCGCGTGCCTGAGCAGCAGGGCCAAGAAAAGAAGATATTAATCAACAATCTGGAGCTCAAGATCATCATGGCTCGACTGGCCGAGATCCGCGTCCGTCTCAAGCAAGCCAAAACCAAGCGCAAGGTCAGCGTTGCGGTGATCACCCCGTACCGCGCCCAGTGCAAGGCATTGAAAACTGCGCTCGCAAAGTACGACTTCAGCGACCAACTGGCCGTGGAAGTCGACACCGTGGACGCGTTCCAAGGACGCCAAGCCGACATCGTTTTTTTCTCGTTCGTGAGAAATACCGGGCCCGCAACGTTCTACGCTGACGACCGCCGTATAAACGTGGCCATTTCCCGTGCACGTGATGCCGTCTACTTAGTGGGCGACATCGACTACATACGCAGTAAGCGTCTGCCAGTGCTCGATGCACTGGCCAAGCTTGACGTGCTGATCTTGCATCGCAAGGAAGATGTCTGATTTGCTCAGGAGCCGACCAAGGCCGTATTCCACTTTTCAAATCTGAGTGACCGGTATTGAGAATTCGGTTTTCCCAATGACCGGTATCAGGCACATAACTCCAATGCCTGCTCCTGGTCGGTTGCGGGTGCCGCAGTCATCGAAATCGTCGCCACATTGCTGACAGTCAAGTTGCTGGTTCCAATGTCGGGTCTGAAGCAAGCAGTTTCGATTCGTCTACAGCCGCAATCAGTCTTTTGAAGATATTCCGGATAGATACTCAAAGACCGCTACCAGTTTGGCTTTTCTCAAAAAGCACTTTCGTTCGAACTGCCGCACCGCCCTGAAGCTCCTTGCCAGGCGCGGCCGCACCGCCACGGCGCTGCATCACACCTGCTCAATGCCGGCGAGCTGCCACACGGCTGGGCTGCTGCGGGGCAGCACGAAATGCCAGACCTCGTCGATGGGCTCGGGCGGATTGACGCCTTCGGTGACCTCGCCCGTGTAGCGAACGCTGGCCACCGTTTGGTGCGGCTCCTCGGTGACGTCCTGCACACTCGCATTGAGCACCAGGATGCGCAAGGGCGGCGAGCCCATGCTGCCCTCCAGTTCGGCGAACATGCCTGGCGTCGTGACCCGGCGCAACGCCTCCTTGTTGCCCGTGCTGTTGAAGTCCTGCAATGACCGGAAGGCTTCGAGCGGCGCCAGGCCGGCGGGCGCGGGCAGGTTGATTGAACCGTTGGCTGAATCAATCAGCGATGGCGCCGGAGGAAACGCAGGGGCATTGCCAAAGCCTTGCCCGCCATAGCCGCCCTGGGTGGAGTGCATATTTCAGTCCATCGTGGACGGTGTTTCAGGCTGATCGTGGACGCGATTTCAGCGTGATCGTGGACGGCATTTCAAATTGATCGTGGACGCTGTTTCAAACTGATCGTGGACGATATTTTGGGGGGATACGGGCAAGTGATTTCTTAAACCCGGCATAGGCTCGACGCTTTTTCGCGAAAGAGTCCATGCCAACCAACAGAATCACCATGCGCCAAATCCGAGAATCCCTGCGCCTGCACCTGCAGGCCAACCTGAGCTACAACGAGGTAGGCCGTAACCTCAAGATATCCAAAAGCGTAGTCGGCAAATACATGTCACTGGCGCGTGTGGCCGGTGTTGACTGGTCCGTTGCACAAACCTTGAGCGACCAAGAGCTGGAGGCCAAGCTGTACAAGGCAGCGTTACCGCGCAACAGCAAACAAGCACTGCCTGACTTTGCCCAGATACACACTGAGCTCAAACGCGCCGGTGTCACCCTGCAACTGCTGTGGGAGGAATACGCCAAGGGCAACGACCTGGCCTTCAAGTACACCAGCTTTTGCGTCAAATACCGGGAGTGGGCCATGGGGCTGAAGCGCTCCATGCGCCAGACCCATATTGCCGGTGAGAAACTCTTTGTTGACTACGCCGGTCAAACCGTCCCGCTGATTGATGCCGGCACCGGCGAAATCACCAAGGCACAGATATTTGTGGCCACCCTTGGCGCCTCCAACTACACCTTCGCCTGTGCCACGGCGCGCCAGACCACAGCCGACTGGATTGGCGCCCAGGTGCTGGCATTGGAGTATTTCGGTGGTGTGCCACGCCTGATCGTGCCAGACCAAACCCGCTCCCTGATCAAAAACCCGTGCAGCTACGACCCGCAGAACAACCGTCTGTATGAAGAATTCGCCGCCCACTACGGTTGTGCCCTGCTGGCAGCAAGGCCGGCTCACCCCAGAGACAAGCCCAAAGTCGAGAACGCCGTCCTGGTCGTTGAACGCTGGATACTGGCACGCCTGCGTAATCGCAAGTTCTTCAGTCTCATGGAGCTCAACCACGCCATTGCGCTGCTCCTGAACGATTTGAACCAGCGCGCCTTCAAAAAGCTGCCCGGCAACAGGCGCAGTGCCTTTGAGCAGCTTGATGCTCCAGCCCTGCGTCCACTGCCGGCCAAACGCTTTGAGTTATTCCGCTGGAAATCGGCCAAGGTCAATGTCG
It includes:
- a CDS encoding DEAD/DEAH box helicase encodes the protein MGARHSYMHNGTEVAFDFVDHIDHWLEYLTELLSTADSKSKPKVERQIRYLLEFRAGTNCNINHNRLLLYYYSHRAKKAGNDISLPGEDLSGDNISMTKGNGDAQAKIDAFIAEFRTREGSTSMSIHPSKPIQSEYEPTDPAFKLILKALASEDMFFIQGPPGTGKTTAIVEIILQVLKSKPNARILVCSETHVAVDNALDRLAKQSRPELMDSILRYPGFAITEFECDRTPEADAISRAEAIWQKAYGAAPELTKDLWETLEASKTHDDDIKVSRWQGRNLADMHQVVGVTCNQIDHLIDSDTQMYDLAIVDECSKATMPEWLMAMCVAKKCVLVGDHKQLPPTFCSEEAEVLEQMDERKERLIRNGVIERLFENLPTELKGTLGKQFRMLPHIGHFISTHFYNGQLEHHRTTTTHEFQDFGWFTYKSGGMRVPEQQGQEKKILINNLELKIIMARLAEIRVRLKQAKTKRKVSVAVITPYRAQCKALKTALAKYDFSDQLAVEVDTVDAFQGRQADIVFFSFVRNTGPATFYADDRRINVAISRARDAVYLVGDIDYIRSKRLPVLDALAKLDVLILHRKEDV
- the istA gene encoding IS21 family transposase, with amino-acid sequence MPTNRITMRQIRESLRLHLQANLSYNEVGRNLKISKSVVGKYMSLARVAGVDWSVAQTLSDQELEAKLYKAALPRNSKQALPDFAQIHTELKRAGVTLQLLWEEYAKGNDLAFKYTSFCVKYREWAMGLKRSMRQTHIAGEKLFVDYAGQTVPLIDAGTGEITKAQIFVATLGASNYTFACATARQTTADWIGAQVLALEYFGGVPRLIVPDQTRSLIKNPCSYDPQNNRLYEEFAAHYGCALLAARPAHPRDKPKVENAVLVVERWILARLRNRKFFSLMELNHAIALLLNDLNQRAFKKLPGNRRSAFEQLDAPALRPLPAKRFELFRWKSAKVNVDYHVEFDGHYYSVPHTLVRTTVELRASDTLLECYSSNQRVACHAVSPKRGAHTTTPEHMPASHRAHLEWTPQKLIDWGLRIGVSTAAVVTWQLEHRAHPEQGYRACLGLQRLAREFTPARLEAACTRALAIRSLTYRSVASILKTGLDRQQNLPTMTPGALPAHDNIRGADYFH
- a CDS encoding Tim44 domain-containing protein, whose protein sequence is MHSTQGGYGGQGFGNAPAFPPAPSLIDSANGSINLPAPAGLAPLEAFRSLQDFNSTGNKEALRRVTTPGMFAELEGSMGSPPLRILVLNASVQDVTEEPHQTVASVRYTGEVTEGVNPPEPIDEVWHFVLPRSSPAVWQLAGIEQV